AGGCGGATTAGGTCTTGGGATTTCTCCTGTGAAAATGCTCTTAAAAGGCACCATTCCCGCGTTAACAAAAAGCAATGTCGCATCGTCCGGAACAAGCGGTGCACTTGGCACAATCGTGTGCCCTTTTTGTTTAAAAAAGTTTAAAAATTCTGCTCTAACATCCATACGTATTCCCCAATTATGTATTAAATCGTCTTATTTTATCTAAAAAACTATTAAATAAAGCTACTTATCACAATAATTATACAAAAGCTTTAACTGCACAAAAGTAACTTTGATGTATAATTTCTCCTACTCAATTTACAAAGGCTTATATATGAAAATACCATTTATAGATTTAAAAACACAATATGAAACGCACAAAGCAGAAATCAATCAAGCCGTTTTGGACGTATTAGATTCTACACAATTTATTTTAGGACCCAATGTAACAAAACTCGAAGAAAATTTAGCAACCTTTACTGGTTCAAAACATGCGATTGCGTGTTCATCTGGGACCGATGCCCTGCTTTTGGCCTTGATGGCTTTAGATATTAAAGCCGGCGATGAAGTTATCACGACACCCTTTACCTTTATCTCGACAGCAGAAGTCGTCTCACTCGTTGGAGCGACACCGGTTTTCGTCGATATTGATGAGACCACTTATACATTAGACCCAAAATTAATAGAAGCAAAAATCACTAAAAACACTAAAGCAATCATGCCGGTATCTTTGTTTGGTCAATGCGCCGATATGGATGCGATTAACGCCATCGCAAAAAAACACAATATTCCTGTTGTTGAAGATGGATGTCAAAGTTTTGGTGCCACTTATAAAGGCAAGAAATCATGCAACTTAAGTGAGATTGGCTGTACGAGTTTCTTCCCATCAAAACCACTGGGTTGTTATGGTGATGGCGGTGCGATTTTCACCAACGATGACGCTCTGGCACACAAACTCAGAACACTCGCCAATCACGGGCAAGAAGAGCGATACAAGCACAAATACATCGGAACCAACGGCCGACTCGATGCTATTCAAGCGGCTATTTTAAATGTTAAAATGAAATATTTCCAAAAAGAGATTGAATTACGTGAAAAAATCGGAGCGCGTTATGGTGAAATGCTACAAGATAGCCACGTTATCACCCCTAAGATTATGGATGATAGAACCAGCGTCTTTGCACAATACTCCATTCGGGCACAAGATAGAGCCGCTTTGGTTATGGCACTCAATAAAGCTGAAATTCCAACAGCGGTGCACTATCCTATCGCATTGCATGAGCAAGAAGCTTATGCTTATTTGGGATACAAACATGGAGATTTTCCGGTGAGTGAGCGTGTTGCTTCTGAGATCATGAGCCTTCCGATGAGTCCGTTTTTGACACAAGAACAACAAGATTTCATCGTGCAAAATATAAAAGAGGCCATATGAAAAATATAGCATTAATCGGACTCGGTTCTATGGGGAGAAATCACTATAGAATCATCAAAAATATTCCAGATTTTAAACTCGTAGCTATCTGTGATGTTGTCAAAACAGGCGATTATGAGGAGCCTTTTTTCACCAGTGTGGATGAGATGCTTGAAACGGCCCAAATCGATGCATGCGTCATCGTCGTCCCTACGTTTTTACATAAAGAGGTCGCCATCAAGTGTCTCAATGCGGGCAAAGATATCTTTATTGAAAAACCGGTCGCTTCAACGGTCGAAGAAGCCCGAGATATCTTAGAAGTCGCCAATGCCAAAAAGGCTAAAGTCGCCGTCGGATATATCGAACGCTTTAATCCTGTCGTCAGTGCGCTTAAAGAAGAGATTAAAGATGATGAGATTTATAGTATCGGTATCACGCGTGTGGGACCCTTCCCTCCTCGTATTGCTGATGTAGGAATTTTGACTGATTTATCGGTTCATGATATCGACCTCATTCGCTATATCACCCAACAAGAGATTGTCAAAACCAATATTTACCGATCTCGTAAAATCCACAACCATCACGAAGACAATGCGATGCTTTCCTTTAAACTCGAACACGATATCGTCGCAAGCATCACAACAAACTGGCTGACACCATTTCGAAAAAGAACCATTGAAGTCGCAACCAAAAATGCTTATTATGAAGCAGATTTGATGGCACAAGACCTCACAGAATACTCAGAATATCAAAAAAACAACTCATTTGTCATCAGAAAATGTATGGTCAAAAAAGAGGAACCTTTATTGCGAGAACATGTCGCATTTTCACAGTTTCTCCAAACAGGCGACCGCCATGGACTTAGCACTATTGAAGATAGTATTATCACACTAGAAATATCTGCAAAAAAAAGAATTATTGATTAGATAAGGAGGGTTTTAAAAACCCTTCTTCCACCAATTTATCCACAATCTCTCTAAAAGTCGGAACAGCCGTTTGAGAGGCATAATAGTGATACCGTTTTTCCGGGTCACGCACTAATACTCCAATCGTATATCGACTCGTTTTATCATTGGCAAATCCAAAAAATGAACTGTTATATTTATTGGTATAGCCCCCTCCTCCCGCGATGTGTGCCGTACCGGTTTTGCCACCAATCTCAAGCCCATCGTAAATCGCCGCTTTTCCTGTTCCTTTGAGGACGGTTTTGATGAGAATCTTGTGCATGCGTTTGGCAACGGCTACGGGAATCACTTGTTTTTGAGACATATAATCATCAAGATTATACTTTCCATCATCAGAAGAGATGCGTTTGGCAATCTTAGGCGTCACCATTCTGCCATTATTATTAAAGACGCTGTATGCTTTGAGTACTTGCATAAAATTGGCATCCAACCCATAACCGTATCCGATGGTGGCCTTGTAAATTTCTGATTCAAATTTATGCAATGGAGGAATGGCGCCTTTGGCTTCATAAGGCAAATCAATCCCGCTTTTTTTAGAAAATCCAAAATCTTTCAAACCCTTATAAAATTCTATAGGATCGAGCTTTTGCGCCAATTGAGAAATCCCTACATTACTTGAATGGACGATGACATCTTCAGCACTTAACCATTCAAAGTCATGAGTATCATGAATCACCTTGCGTCCGATTCGATATTTGCCTCCAAAAATGCGTACCAAGTCAAAAGGATTGACTTTATTTGCCTCCAACAACAAAGAAAAAGTGATGGGTTTCATAACAGACCCTGGCTCATAAGAGTACTCAATCGCACTCACGTTTAATGAAGGATAATCCACCCTTCTGATAAAATCTGGGTTGTATCTATTGCTCGTCGCCAATGCTAGTATCGCTCCGGTTTTGCTGTCCATCACACAAGCAATAATCTCTTGTGCTTCTAAATCTTTCTTTTTATCATCGAGTATTTTTTCGATGACCTTTTGGAGTTTCAAAGAGATGTTTAAATAGACGTTTAATCCATCCATACGCTTTGTGTACATGCTATATCTATCTAATATCACCGTATTGGCGATATCGCGATGTCCTTTTAAAATCGAATCTTGAATGGGAGCCAGTTTATCTTCATAATACTTCTCGATTCCCTTCACCCCCGTGATGGTTGTCATACGATTTTTTTCTATTTTTCTGATATAGCCTACCACAGGCGTCAACGTAT
This genomic window from Sulfurospirillum sp. 1612 contains:
- a CDS encoding Gfo/Idh/MocA family oxidoreductase, producing the protein MKNIALIGLGSMGRNHYRIIKNIPDFKLVAICDVVKTGDYEEPFFTSVDEMLETAQIDACVIVVPTFLHKEVAIKCLNAGKDIFIEKPVASTVEEARDILEVANAKKAKVAVGYIERFNPVVSALKEEIKDDEIYSIGITRVGPFPPRIADVGILTDLSVHDIDLIRYITQQEIVKTNIYRSRKIHNHHEDNAMLSFKLEHDIVASITTNWLTPFRKRTIEVATKNAYYEADLMAQDLTEYSEYQKNNSFVIRKCMVKKEEPLLREHVAFSQFLQTGDRHGLSTIEDSIITLEISAKKRIID
- a CDS encoding peptidoglycan D,D-transpeptidase FtsI family protein; the protein is MQSIKPKTYKILFLFSLIFIGFVIFLSATFYWATAPRRLPTLTYKEVTHAMRGDIISRDDFRVATSKKLYKVTVDTRNIDPQKKELFVKLYSLYSGDDARKVLKTINSRFGSVVLSYSIDSKKAKYLKNLARKLFSLKVFISYEDPKTKDDFIHGMSVEESGEKRIYPAKDTLTPVVGYIRKIEKNRMTTITGVKGIEKYYEDKLAPIQDSILKGHRDIANTVILDRYSMYTKRMDGLNVYLNISLKLQKVIEKILDDKKKDLEAQEIIACVMDSKTGAILALATSNRYNPDFIRRVDYPSLNVSAIEYSYEPGSVMKPITFSLLLEANKVNPFDLVRIFGGKYRIGRKVIHDTHDFEWLSAEDVIVHSSNVGISQLAQKLDPIEFYKGLKDFGFSKKSGIDLPYEAKGAIPPLHKFESEIYKATIGYGYGLDANFMQVLKAYSVFNNNGRMVTPKIAKRISSDDGKYNLDDYMSQKQVIPVAVAKRMHKILIKTVLKGTGKAAIYDGLEIGGKTGTAHIAGGGGYTNKYNSSFFGFANDKTSRYTIGVLVRDPEKRYHYYASQTAVPTFREIVDKLVEEGFLKPSLSNQ
- a CDS encoding DegT/DnrJ/EryC1/StrS family aminotransferase, producing the protein MKIPFIDLKTQYETHKAEINQAVLDVLDSTQFILGPNVTKLEENLATFTGSKHAIACSSGTDALLLALMALDIKAGDEVITTPFTFISTAEVVSLVGATPVFVDIDETTYTLDPKLIEAKITKNTKAIMPVSLFGQCADMDAINAIAKKHNIPVVEDGCQSFGATYKGKKSCNLSEIGCTSFFPSKPLGCYGDGGAIFTNDDALAHKLRTLANHGQEERYKHKYIGTNGRLDAIQAAILNVKMKYFQKEIELREKIGARYGEMLQDSHVITPKIMDDRTSVFAQYSIRAQDRAALVMALNKAEIPTAVHYPIALHEQEAYAYLGYKHGDFPVSERVASEIMSLPMSPFLTQEQQDFIVQNIKEAI